The following coding sequences are from one Ammospiza nelsoni isolate bAmmNel1 chromosome 5, bAmmNel1.pri, whole genome shotgun sequence window:
- the REP15 gene encoding rab15 effector protein, translating to MWERPPPAEKMGQKVSQEDNQENKAETLVICEVFSQGVLHASQRLKDYLGFVDPQSKFQPATNTLSEIFLVNFIGFCVGKGMEERIMTSKMTKQQSSLFGVDWIWTLCGCDKQIKLQIAVQALQPAELLQGEGAAEDCCREAALADECFQNMSRFEKLAQFCRLVGQDCLGLFVVFGVPGKPKDIRGVLLDSVAKEEQKCRLSGRNALRQFVTSTDSSLPAKDMLENCLGTKSRLKDVGNVYINFV from the coding sequence ATGTGGGAACGACCTCCTCCAGCAGAGAAGATGGGCCAGAAGGTCTCCCAGGAGGACAACCAGGAGAACAAGGCTGAAACGCTGGTCATCTGTGAAGTCTTCAGCCAGGGTGTGCTCCATGCATCTCAAAGGCTGAAGGACTATCTGGGTTTTGTGGATCCTCAAAGCAAATTCCAGCCGGCCACGAACACGCTGAGTGAGATCTTCCTGGTCAACTTCATCGGCTTCTGCGTGGGAAAGGGCATGGAGGAGCGGATCATGACCAGCAAAATGACCAAGCAGCAGTCCTCCCTGTTCGGAGTGGACTGGATCTGGACTCTGTGTGGGTGTGACAAGCAGATCAAGCTGCAGATCGCCGTGCAGGCCCTGCAGCCGGCCGAGCTCTTGCAGGGCGAGGGCGCTGCCGAGGATTGCTGCCGGGAGGCCGCGCTGGCCGACGAGTGCTTCCAGAACATGAGCAGGTTTGAGAAGCTGGCCCAGTTCTGCCGCCTGGTGGGACAGGACTGCCTGGGCTTGTTCGTGGTGTTCGGCGTGCCAGGGAAGCCCAAGGACATCCGAGGAGTCCTGCTGGACAGCGTTGCCAAGGAGGAGCAGAAATGCCGCCTGTCGGGCAGGAATGCGCTGCGGCAATTCGTcaccagcactgacagctcccTGCCCGCAAAAGACATGCTGGAAAATTGCCTGGGCACCAAAAGCAGGCTGAAGGATGTGGGCAATGTGTACATAAACTTTGTGTGA